From one Rhodovulum sp. ES.010 genomic stretch:
- a CDS encoding RluA family pseudouridine synthase: protein MSTPRRLRVIIGPNPPGRLDKALARDVPEPEGLTRSRLAKLIAAGGVSRAGVTLADQRAQVAAGDEIEIAFSDPAETGTEPQAIPLEIAYEDASLIVVNKPPGMVVHPAPGSPDGTLVNALLAHCGDSLSGVGGEKRPGIVHRIDKDTSGLLVAAKTDKAHAALAAQFEAHSVERHYLALAHGVPDAGDPRLRGVAGVCFEAGGVLRIATQIGRHRSDRQRQAVLAAGGRHAVTRAGVLESFGAPPAAALLECWLETGRTHQIRVHLAHAGHALIGDPTYGGRRKLSERAVGAEAVAAAAAFPRQALHAASLGFLHPETGEKMRFEAALPSDMTELVRRLRRC, encoded by the coding sequence ATGTCCACGCCTCGACGCCTTCGGGTCATCATCGGGCCGAACCCGCCCGGTCGCCTTGATAAGGCCCTTGCCCGCGATGTGCCAGAGCCCGAAGGGCTTACGCGGTCGCGCTTGGCCAAGCTGATCGCCGCCGGTGGGGTCAGCCGGGCCGGGGTGACCCTGGCCGATCAGCGGGCGCAGGTGGCCGCGGGGGACGAGATCGAGATCGCCTTTTCCGATCCGGCCGAGACTGGCACCGAGCCGCAGGCGATCCCGCTGGAGATCGCCTACGAGGACGCGTCGCTTATCGTCGTCAACAAGCCCCCCGGCATGGTCGTCCACCCCGCGCCGGGGTCGCCCGATGGAACACTTGTCAACGCCCTGCTTGCCCATTGCGGTGACAGCCTGTCCGGCGTCGGGGGCGAGAAGCGGCCCGGCATCGTGCACCGGATCGACAAGGATACCAGCGGACTCCTGGTCGCGGCCAAGACCGACAAGGCCCATGCCGCGCTGGCTGCCCAGTTCGAGGCCCACAGCGTGGAGCGCCACTATCTGGCCCTCGCGCACGGGGTGCCGGATGCGGGCGACCCGCGCTTGCGGGGCGTGGCGGGCGTGTGTTTCGAGGCGGGGGGCGTGCTACGCATCGCCACGCAGATCGGGCGCCACCGCAGCGACCGCCAGCGACAGGCGGTGCTGGCTGCGGGCGGGCGCCACGCCGTGACCCGCGCCGGCGTGCTCGAGAGCTTCGGTGCGCCGCCCGCGGCCGCGCTGCTCGAGTGTTGGCTGGAAACCGGCCGCACGCACCAGATCCGCGTCCACCTCGCCCATGCCGGCCATGCGCTGATCGGCGACCCGACCTACGGCGGCCGGCGCAAGCTTTCGGAAAGGGCTGTGGGCGCCGAGGCCGTGGCGGCGGCCGCCGCCTTCCCGCGCCAGGCGCTGCATGCGGCGAGTTTGGGATTCCTGCACCCCGAGACGGGCGAGAAGATGCGGTTCGAAGCGGCATTGCCGTCCGACATGACGGAACTTGTGCGCCGCCTGCGTCGTTGTTGA
- a CDS encoding TatD family hydrolase, whose protein sequence is MRDDTPEITDSHCHLDFPDFAAEFDQVLDRAVQAGVTRMVTICTRLRSEPQVRQIADTYEPVFYAAGTHPMSAAEEPMVRVDDLIALAKHPKFVGIGESGLDYHYTAESAEVQQESLRVHIDAARETGLPLIIHARDADADMARILAEGYRDGPYACVMHCFSSGAELAKAALDLGFYLSMSGIATFPKSKELRDIFAAAPVDRILVETDAPYLAPPPHRGKRNEPAFSVHTAKVGAELFGMDYPGFAAQTQANFDRLFAKAAKWRAAA, encoded by the coding sequence ATGCGCGACGACACCCCCGAAATCACCGACAGCCACTGCCACCTGGACTTCCCCGATTTCGCGGCCGAGTTCGACCAGGTGTTGGACCGCGCGGTCCAGGCCGGCGTGACCCGGATGGTGACGATCTGCACCCGGCTGCGGAGCGAGCCGCAGGTGCGCCAGATCGCAGATACCTACGAGCCGGTATTCTACGCCGCCGGCACACACCCGATGAGCGCCGCAGAAGAACCGATGGTGCGCGTCGACGACCTCATCGCCCTGGCGAAGCATCCGAAATTCGTCGGCATCGGCGAGTCCGGGCTTGACTACCACTACACCGCCGAAAGCGCCGAGGTTCAGCAGGAGAGCCTTCGCGTGCATATCGACGCGGCCCGCGAAACCGGTCTACCGCTGATCATCCACGCTCGCGATGCGGACGCGGACATGGCGCGAATCCTCGCCGAGGGCTATCGCGACGGTCCGTACGCTTGTGTCATGCATTGCTTCAGTTCCGGCGCGGAGCTGGCGAAGGCGGCGCTCGACCTTGGGTTCTACCTGTCGATGTCGGGGATCGCGACCTTCCCGAAATCGAAGGAATTGCGCGACATCTTCGCAGCCGCGCCGGTGGACCGTATCCTTGTGGAAACCGACGCCCCCTATCTTGCCCCCCCGCCCCATCGCGGCAAGCGGAACGAGCCGGCTTTCAGCGTCCACACCGCCAAGGTCGGGGCAGAGCTCTTCGGGATGGACTATCCCGGTTTCGCCGCGCAGACACAGGCGAATTTCGACCGGCTGTTCGCCAAGGCCGCCAAGTGGCGGGCGGCGGCGTGA
- a CDS encoding DUF6476 family protein: MDDSPEPEALPPNLKLLRVLVTVLMVTMIGGFVVIVALFVIRMPGGNAALPLPETLVLPEGTEPSAFTRGRDWVAVVTADDRILIYDAATGALRQTVHIAK; this comes from the coding sequence ATGGACGATTCCCCGGAACCGGAGGCCCTGCCTCCGAACCTGAAGCTGCTGCGCGTGCTGGTCACCGTACTGATGGTGACGATGATCGGAGGCTTTGTAGTCATCGTCGCACTGTTTGTCATCCGCATGCCGGGAGGGAACGCCGCGCTGCCCCTGCCCGAAACGCTGGTGCTGCCCGAGGGCACCGAGCCCAGCGCCTTTACCCGCGGCCGCGACTGGGTCGCAGTGGTGACAGCGGACGACCGCATCCTGATCTACGATGCCGCGACCGGCGCCTTGCGTCAGACGGTTCACATAGCGAAGTGA
- a CDS encoding SPOR domain-containing protein gives MTANRIGRLAMAIGAAAFMTACEDGDGPAFLQRDPGPKPTGATSTESRMTEREVEAPEVFEATGHGLWDGRPSLGGVWVAHPDATDPERVMIRNLENGNSVVGALFRREREVPGPKLQVSSDAASALKMLAGNPTELSVVALRKKALPDPAAPGPEEPQADAEPLAAAAAAIERAETGAASPGAGAMRPAPRPATAPAARRTPRMTLADVNAPPPGEVDLPEPPGMTAAAAAEPTPAAAPRSGLFGVRKPYVQVGVFTERPNAEATADRLRQSGIIPTVRDEGSEATPLWRVVVGPSRNRADRAQVLEQIKALGYTDAYYASD, from the coding sequence ATGACGGCAAACCGTATCGGGCGGCTGGCCATGGCGATTGGCGCGGCGGCATTTATGACGGCCTGCGAGGACGGTGACGGACCAGCCTTCCTGCAACGGGATCCCGGCCCCAAACCGACCGGCGCCACCAGCACCGAGAGCCGCATGACCGAGCGCGAGGTCGAGGCCCCTGAGGTGTTCGAGGCGACCGGGCATGGCCTGTGGGATGGGCGGCCCTCGCTGGGCGGGGTCTGGGTGGCCCACCCTGACGCGACCGACCCCGAACGTGTGATGATCCGCAATCTGGAGAACGGCAACTCCGTTGTTGGCGCGCTTTTCCGGCGCGAGCGCGAAGTGCCGGGGCCAAAGTTGCAGGTGTCGTCGGATGCCGCCTCTGCGCTAAAGATGCTGGCCGGGAATCCGACCGAGTTGAGCGTCGTCGCGCTGCGTAAGAAAGCGTTGCCGGACCCGGCCGCGCCGGGGCCCGAGGAGCCGCAAGCCGACGCCGAACCGCTTGCGGCCGCGGCCGCGGCCATCGAGCGGGCGGAGACGGGCGCTGCTTCGCCCGGCGCGGGCGCCATGCGGCCCGCCCCCCGCCCTGCGACCGCGCCGGCGGCACGCCGAACGCCGCGCATGACGCTGGCGGATGTGAACGCGCCCCCTCCGGGCGAGGTGGACCTGCCCGAACCGCCCGGAATGACAGCAGCGGCCGCCGCTGAGCCCACGCCCGCCGCGGCCCCGCGCTCCGGCCTTTTCGGCGTGCGCAAACCCTACGTCCAGGTTGGCGTCTTTACCGAGAGGCCCAACGCCGAGGCCACGGCAGATCGCCTGCGCCAATCGGGGATCATTCCCACAGTCCGCGACGAGGGCAGTGAGGCGACGCCCCTCTGGCGCGTTGTCGTCGGTCCCTCACGCAACCGTGCTGACCGGGCGCAAGTGCTTGAGCAGATCAAGGCGCTCGGCTACACCGACGCCTATTACGCGAGCGACTGA
- the rpoH gene encoding RNA polymerase sigma factor RpoH: MSNYANLPAPSPEQGLNRYLQEIRKFPLLEPEEEYMLAKRWVDHHDTEAAHQLVTSHLRLAAKIAMGYRGYGLPQAEVISEANVGLMQAVKRFDPEKGFRLATYAMWWIRAAIQEYILRSWSLVKLGTTSAQKKLFFNLRKAKARIGALEEGDLRPENVAQIAHDLSVTEDEVIAMNRRLSGGDASLNAMVGTEGDTSTEWQDWLEDDDADQAEAYAEKDELESRRELLVQAMDVLNEREKDILLQRRLKDQPVTLEELSGVYDVSRERIRQIEVRAFEKLQKRMKDLAREKGMAAPA, encoded by the coding sequence ATGAGCAACTATGCCAATCTTCCCGCCCCATCTCCGGAGCAGGGGCTTAATCGCTATTTGCAGGAGATCCGGAAGTTTCCCCTGCTTGAGCCGGAAGAGGAATACATGCTGGCCAAGCGCTGGGTGGACCACCACGACACTGAGGCGGCGCACCAGCTCGTGACGTCGCACCTGCGGCTGGCGGCCAAGATCGCGATGGGCTATCGCGGCTACGGCCTGCCCCAGGCCGAGGTAATTTCGGAGGCGAATGTCGGCCTGATGCAGGCGGTCAAGCGGTTCGACCCCGAAAAGGGCTTCCGCCTTGCGACCTATGCGATGTGGTGGATCCGCGCCGCGATCCAGGAATACATCCTGCGGTCTTGGAGCCTCGTGAAGCTCGGCACGACATCGGCGCAGAAAAAGTTGTTCTTCAACCTGCGCAAGGCCAAGGCGCGCATCGGCGCGTTGGAGGAGGGCGATTTGCGCCCCGAGAACGTTGCGCAGATTGCGCACGATCTCAGTGTCACCGAGGATGAGGTGATCGCGATGAATCGCCGCCTGTCGGGCGGCGACGCGTCGCTGAACGCGATGGTGGGCACGGAGGGCGACACCTCGACCGAGTGGCAGGATTGGCTGGAGGACGACGACGCCGACCAGGCCGAAGCCTATGCCGAGAAGGACGAGTTGGAAAGCCGGCGCGAATTGCTTGTGCAGGCGATGGACGTGCTCAACGAGCGCGAGAAGGACATCCTGCTTCAGCGTCGGCTCAAGGACCAGCCGGTGACCCTCGAAGAGCTTTCGGGCGTCTACGACGTCAGCCGGGAACGAATCCGCCAGATCGAAGTACGCGCCTTCGAGAAGCTGCAGAAGCGGATGAAGGACTTGGCCCGCGAGAAGGGGATGGCGGCGCCCGCCTAG
- a CDS encoding ankyrin repeat domain-containing protein — MCAGLTALFVRLENAAREGDFEDFEAICGKVENALAARSGSERIAARRRVAALRAVLVESPAFLAENDRLGAALAEAEAYGETARARRLSEALFRRGKAIMATMRQPEEEPEPHDEAVQWLFAAIEAGDLGETRARLRDADINARHGEIEATALGRALLVQGRAPEMVSLLLEAGADPSLGVGDGYGALHLVPAYPWGGEQAATTALIAHGLVAAGGDIEATTESYRWTPLHRAVMEGSAQELEALLRAGADPNRPFDGASEPWFTPGRLPLQIAGHDMAKVRLLLDHGADPSARDIEGRDVADYMLSLVAEHIARGTWSDEHRAGLEASLALIRDRQGWRN; from the coding sequence ATGTGTGCAGGTCTGACGGCTCTTTTCGTACGTCTTGAGAATGCGGCCCGCGAGGGCGATTTCGAAGATTTCGAAGCCATTTGCGGCAAGGTCGAAAACGCCCTGGCGGCCCGTTCCGGGTCCGAGCGGATCGCGGCCCGTCGCCGGGTCGCGGCATTGCGGGCGGTGCTTGTGGAAAGTCCTGCGTTTCTGGCCGAGAACGACCGACTCGGCGCGGCCCTGGCCGAAGCCGAGGCATACGGGGAAACGGCCCGGGCGCGGCGGTTGTCCGAAGCGCTTTTTCGGCGCGGCAAGGCGATCATGGCGACGATGCGACAGCCCGAAGAGGAGCCCGAGCCGCACGACGAGGCGGTGCAGTGGCTTTTCGCGGCGATCGAGGCGGGCGACCTGGGCGAGACGCGTGCCCGGCTCCGTGATGCCGATATCAACGCGCGCCACGGCGAGATCGAGGCAACGGCGCTGGGCCGCGCGCTGTTGGTTCAGGGACGCGCGCCCGAAATGGTGAGCTTGCTGCTCGAGGCTGGCGCGGACCCGTCCTTGGGCGTCGGCGACGGCTACGGAGCGTTGCATCTGGTTCCGGCTTATCCTTGGGGCGGAGAGCAGGCCGCGACGACGGCGTTGATCGCACACGGCCTGGTCGCTGCGGGCGGCGATATCGAGGCGACGACCGAAAGCTACCGCTGGACGCCGCTGCACCGTGCGGTGATGGAGGGCTCGGCGCAGGAACTCGAGGCGCTGTTGCGCGCTGGCGCCGACCCCAACCGGCCGTTCGACGGCGCCTCGGAGCCGTGGTTCACCCCCGGCCGGCTGCCGCTGCAGATCGCGGGCCATGACATGGCCAAGGTACGTCTCCTGCTGGACCATGGCGCCGACCCCAGTGCCCGCGACATCGAGGGTCGCGATGTCGCCGACTACATGCTGTCGCTGGTTGCCGAGCATATCGCGCGCGGGACTTGGTCGGACGAGCACCGTGCGGGGTTGGAGGCATCGCTGGCCCTGATCCGGGACCGCCAAGGGTGGCGAAACTGA
- the tmk gene encoding dTMP kinase, with product MDGPARFITFEGIDGSGKTTQVRRLADYLRGRGADVLLTREPGGSPGAEEIRRLVLEGDPDRWSAETEILLFTAARRDHLEKTILPALAAGQVVICDRFADSTRVYQGITRGDLRRVVDKLHALMIGREPDLTFLLDMDPETGLARAKGRNGTEERFEDFGPAMQARMREGFLALAQEFSERCRVIDADQPAETVAAEIAALAEGALA from the coding sequence ATGGACGGCCCGGCGCGCTTCATCACCTTCGAGGGCATCGACGGGTCGGGCAAGACCACGCAGGTGCGACGGTTGGCCGATTATCTGCGGGGCCGCGGCGCGGATGTGCTGCTGACGCGCGAACCGGGCGGCAGCCCAGGCGCCGAGGAAATCCGCCGCCTCGTGCTCGAGGGCGATCCCGATCGCTGGTCGGCCGAGACGGAAATCCTGCTGTTCACCGCCGCGCGGCGCGACCATCTGGAAAAGACGATTCTGCCTGCGCTGGCCGCCGGCCAGGTGGTGATCTGCGATCGCTTCGCCGATTCCACCCGCGTCTACCAGGGCATCACGCGGGGCGACCTGCGCCGCGTCGTCGACAAGCTGCACGCGCTGATGATCGGTCGCGAGCCGGACCTGACCTTCCTACTCGACATGGATCCCGAGACGGGACTGGCACGGGCCAAGGGCCGCAACGGGACGGAGGAACGGTTCGAGGATTTCGGCCCGGCGATGCAGGCGAGGATGCGCGAGGGGTTCCTTGCGCTCGCGCAGGAATTCTCCGAGCGCTGCCGGGTGATCGACGCCGACCAGCCGGCCGAGACCGTGGCTGCGGAAATTGCGGCCCTTGCCGAGGGGGCCCTGGCATGA
- a CDS encoding DNA polymerase III subunit delta', translating into MSEEARPEPDRVDGAPHPRETPRVIGQASAERAFLEAVSGGRMHHGWLLTGPRGVGKATFAWTVARFLLARPAGDEAGLFGEAASAPHGLAIAPEHPVARRIAALSEPGLFLLRRAWDDEKKRLKTVITVDEVRKLRGFFGMSSAEGGRRVVIVDAADEMNVNAANALLKLLEEPPANATLLLVSHQPARLLPTIRSRCRELRLASLAPDAMTEALQAADQPAPESPAALAELSGGSVGEAIRLMQLDGLALYAELVGLFAGHPGLDRMRAIKLAQAATGKAGEARFDLTLSLIELLLARLARTGATGATPPEAAPGEAQMLARLAPGPDAARGWAEAAQTLSARARQGKAVNLDPASLILDTVLRIDETAGRLAA; encoded by the coding sequence ATGAGCGAGGAAGCGCGGCCCGAACCCGACCGCGTGGACGGCGCACCGCACCCCCGCGAGACGCCCCGCGTGATCGGGCAGGCATCGGCGGAGCGGGCCTTTCTCGAAGCGGTCTCGGGCGGGCGGATGCACCACGGCTGGCTGCTGACCGGGCCGCGCGGCGTCGGCAAGGCCACCTTCGCCTGGACGGTCGCGCGGTTCCTGCTGGCGCGGCCCGCAGGGGACGAAGCGGGCCTCTTCGGCGAGGCCGCCTCGGCACCGCACGGGCTGGCCATCGCCCCCGAGCACCCGGTCGCCCGCCGGATCGCCGCGCTGTCGGAGCCGGGGCTATTCCTGCTGCGCCGGGCCTGGGACGACGAGAAGAAGCGGCTAAAGACCGTCATAACGGTGGACGAAGTGCGCAAGCTGCGCGGCTTCTTCGGGATGTCGTCGGCCGAGGGCGGGCGGCGCGTCGTGATCGTGGACGCGGCCGACGAGATGAACGTCAACGCCGCGAACGCGCTTCTGAAACTGCTGGAGGAGCCGCCGGCGAACGCCACGCTGCTGCTTGTCAGTCACCAGCCCGCCCGGCTCCTGCCGACGATCCGCTCGCGCTGCCGCGAATTGCGGCTCGCCTCGCTTGCGCCCGACGCCATGACCGAGGCCCTCCAGGCCGCCGACCAGCCCGCGCCCGAAAGCCCAGCGGCGCTGGCGGAACTCTCAGGCGGGTCGGTCGGAGAGGCGATCCGCCTGATGCAGCTTGACGGGCTGGCGCTGTATGCTGAACTCGTCGGACTGTTCGCCGGGCATCCGGGCCTAGATCGGATGCGCGCAATCAAGCTGGCGCAAGCGGCGACGGGCAAGGCGGGCGAGGCGCGGTTCGACCTGACGCTAAGTCTGATCGAACTGTTGCTCGCGCGACTGGCGCGCACCGGGGCCACCGGCGCGACGCCCCCCGAAGCCGCGCCGGGAGAGGCGCAGATGCTCGCCCGTCTTGCGCCCGGCCCCGATGCGGCGCGCGGATGGGCAGAGGCGGCACAGACGCTCTCGGCCCGCGCGCGGCAGGGCAAGGCCGTCAACCTTGACCCGGCCTCCCTCATCCTCGATACGGTGCTGAGAATTGACGAAACGGCCGGCCGCCTGGCCGCCTGA
- a CDS encoding D-alanyl-D-alanine carboxypeptidase family protein, with protein MRPMRLLAVAALGAFIVAEPALAAFETRAKAAFVIDQTTDTVLLTKNADQPLPPASMSKLMTLNMVFEALRDGRVTLETRFSVSSRAMEIGGSTMFLTDQDRPTVEELIRGIIVQSGNDACVVVAEGLAGSEEAFARLMTERAQALGMENSTFANSTGWPHPNQRMSMRDLGIIAQRLINEFPEYYGYFAEEEYPYDGRAPQNRFNRNPLLKLGIGADGLKTGHTQEAGYGLVGSALQDGRRVTFVITGLETETQRAEEGERIINWAFRQFVQRRIAREGERLAEAEVWMGEIEQVGLVAPDDLEILLPATVRGQVEAEVSFRDPILAPIEEGQELGELVIERPGMASERLPLVAARSVARGGFVPRLRAATGVLIGLGREAAGL; from the coding sequence ATGCGACCGATGAGACTGCTGGCCGTGGCGGCGCTGGGCGCCTTTATCGTGGCCGAGCCCGCCCTGGCCGCCTTCGAGACCCGCGCCAAGGCCGCCTTTGTGATCGACCAGACGACCGACACGGTTCTGCTGACCAAGAATGCCGACCAGCCGTTGCCGCCGGCCTCGATGTCGAAGCTCATGACGCTCAACATGGTCTTCGAGGCGCTGCGCGACGGGCGGGTGACGCTGGAGACGCGCTTCTCGGTGTCGTCTCGGGCGATGGAGATCGGCGGCTCGACCATGTTCCTGACCGACCAGGACCGGCCGACGGTGGAGGAATTGATCAGGGGCATCATCGTACAGTCGGGCAACGATGCCTGCGTGGTCGTGGCCGAGGGACTGGCGGGCTCCGAGGAGGCATTTGCCCGGCTGATGACCGAACGAGCCCAGGCGCTGGGGATGGAGAACTCGACCTTCGCCAATTCGACGGGCTGGCCTCATCCGAACCAGCGCATGAGCATGCGCGATCTCGGGATCATCGCCCAGCGGCTGATCAACGAGTTCCCGGAATATTACGGGTATTTCGCCGAGGAAGAATACCCCTATGACGGCCGCGCGCCGCAGAACCGGTTCAACCGCAACCCGCTCTTGAAACTCGGGATCGGGGCGGACGGACTGAAAACCGGACACACGCAGGAGGCGGGCTACGGGCTGGTGGGCTCGGCGCTTCAGGACGGGCGGCGGGTAACGTTCGTGATCACCGGGCTGGAAACCGAGACACAACGTGCCGAAGAGGGCGAGCGGATCATCAACTGGGCCTTCCGCCAGTTCGTCCAGCGGCGCATCGCGCGCGAGGGCGAGCGGCTGGCCGAGGCCGAGGTCTGGATGGGCGAGATCGAACAGGTCGGCCTTGTCGCGCCGGACGATCTGGAGATCTTGCTGCCGGCCACCGTCCGGGGCCAGGTCGAGGCCGAAGTGAGCTTTCGAGATCCGATACTCGCTCCCATCGAAGAGGGCCAGGAACTGGGCGAACTGGTGATCGAACGCCCCGGCATGGCATCGGAGCGGCTGCCGCTGGTGGCCGCGCGGTCGGTGGCGCGCGGCGGGTTCGTACCGCGGCTGCGGGCCGCGACCGGGGTGCTGATCGGCCTTGGCCGGGAGGCCGCGGGCCTCTGA
- a CDS encoding MBL fold metallo-hydrolase → MSAGLRFTILGCGSSGGVPRLGDHWGDCDPENPKNHRLRCSMLVERETAQGITRVLIDTSPDLRTQLLRAGVGALDAVVYTHSHADHVHGIDDLRQIVFNTRKRLAVWADGATQDALYSRFGYAFIQPEGSPYPPILDMHTIDGPVHIDGAGGRVTLMPFRVQHGAIDALGFRVKGLAYLPDAAEMYPESWAVLEGLDILVIDALRRTPHPTHLHLEKTLDWIDRIAPARAVLTNMHIDLDYQTLADETPEHITPAHDGMVLTLPD, encoded by the coding sequence GTGAGCGCCGGCCTGCGCTTCACCATTCTCGGCTGCGGCTCGTCAGGCGGTGTGCCGCGTCTGGGCGACCACTGGGGCGACTGCGACCCGGAGAATCCCAAGAACCACCGCTTACGCTGCTCGATGCTGGTGGAACGCGAGACGGCGCAGGGTATCACGCGGGTGCTGATCGACACCTCGCCCGACCTGCGCACGCAGCTTCTGCGCGCGGGCGTCGGCGCGCTGGACGCGGTTGTCTATACCCATTCGCATGCCGACCATGTTCACGGCATCGACGACCTGCGCCAGATCGTGTTCAACACCCGCAAGAGGCTGGCGGTCTGGGCCGACGGCGCCACGCAGGACGCGCTCTATTCGCGCTTCGGTTACGCCTTCATCCAGCCAGAGGGATCGCCCTACCCGCCGATCCTCGACATGCACACGATCGACGGCCCGGTTCACATCGACGGCGCCGGAGGTCGCGTAACGCTGATGCCGTTCCGGGTGCAGCACGGCGCAATCGATGCACTTGGTTTCCGCGTCAAGGGGCTCGCCTACCTGCCCGACGCGGCGGAGATGTATCCCGAAAGCTGGGCGGTGTTGGAGGGGCTGGACATCCTCGTGATCGACGCGCTTCGACGCACGCCGCATCCGACCCACCTGCACCTTGAAAAGACGCTGGACTGGATCGACCGGATTGCGCCGGCCCGCGCGGTGCTCACGAACATGCATATCGATCTCGACTACCAGACGCTCGCCGACGAGACGCCCGAGCACATAACACCGGCCCATGACGGGATGGTGCTGACCCTGCCCGACTGA
- a CDS encoding AEC family transporter → MQALLEVILPVFLVLGFGYAAVWRGLFSDAGVDGLMKFTQQFAIPCLLFRAVSTLDLGQSFDWRLLLSFYTGATTGFVLGLTGARLIFGRSWEDSVAIGFVCLFSNSLLLGLPITERAYGADALAPNYAIIAIHAPFCYGLGLTVMEIVRNRSAGLVGTSGAILRAMFRNALVIGIGLGLAVNLTDLPLPEVLTDALDLMIRAALPAALFGLGGVLVRYRPEGDLKTIAYACAISLVVHPAIVWGMGTALGLSAGQFRSAVVTAAMAPGVNAYIFANMYGAARRVAASSVLVGTAACVVTAWLWLAMLP, encoded by the coding sequence ATGCAGGCTCTGCTCGAAGTCATCCTGCCGGTCTTTCTGGTCCTCGGCTTTGGCTACGCGGCGGTCTGGCGCGGGCTGTTTTCGGACGCGGGCGTCGATGGGCTGATGAAGTTCACCCAGCAATTCGCGATCCCCTGCCTGCTGTTCCGCGCGGTCTCGACCCTCGACCTCGGCCAGAGCTTCGATTGGCGGCTTCTTCTGAGCTTTTATACCGGGGCCACGACCGGGTTCGTTCTGGGGCTGACCGGGGCGCGCCTGATCTTCGGGCGCAGTTGGGAGGACAGCGTGGCCATCGGGTTCGTCTGCCTGTTCTCGAACTCGCTGCTGCTCGGCCTGCCGATCACCGAGCGTGCCTATGGTGCGGACGCGCTGGCGCCGAACTACGCGATCATCGCGATTCATGCGCCCTTTTGCTACGGGCTGGGGCTTACCGTCATGGAGATCGTACGCAACCGCAGCGCCGGCCTCGTGGGCACGTCGGGCGCGATCCTGCGGGCGATGTTTCGTAACGCGCTGGTCATCGGCATCGGGCTGGGCCTTGCGGTCAACCTGACGGACCTGCCGCTGCCGGAGGTACTGACGGACGCGCTCGACCTGATGATCCGCGCTGCGCTGCCTGCGGCACTGTTCGGGCTGGGGGGCGTGCTCGTGCGCTATCGGCCCGAGGGCGACCTGAAGACCATCGCCTATGCCTGCGCGATCTCGCTCGTGGTGCATCCCGCGATCGTGTGGGGCATGGGCACGGCGCTGGGGCTGTCTGCGGGCCAGTTCCGCTCGGCGGTTGTCACGGCGGCTATGGCCCCCGGGGTCAACGCCTATATCTTCGCCAACATGTATGGCGCGGCGCGGCGCGTGGCCGCCTCGTCGGTGCTGGTGGGCACCGCCGCATGCGTCGTCACGGCCTGGCTCTGGCTTGCCATGCTGCCCTGA
- the hisA gene encoding 1-(5-phosphoribosyl)-5-[(5-phosphoribosylamino)methylideneamino]imidazole-4-carboxamide isomerase: protein MILYPAIDLKDGQCVRLLRGEMDQATVFGDDPAAQAKAFQDAGCEWLHLVDLNGAFAGQPVNAAAVEGILAAVDVPAQLGGGIRNMGTIEAWLDKGLARVILGTVAVENPQLVREAARAFPGRVAVGIDARQGRVATKGWAEETDVTATDLAKAFEDAGVAAIIYTDIDRDGAMGGPNIPATEALARAVSIPVIASGGVSSLADVIALRDSGVIAGAISGRALYDGALDLGAALDALTG from the coding sequence ATGATCCTCTACCCCGCCATCGACCTCAAGGACGGCCAATGCGTACGGCTCTTGCGCGGCGAGATGGACCAGGCAACGGTGTTCGGCGACGACCCCGCCGCTCAAGCCAAGGCGTTCCAGGACGCGGGCTGCGAGTGGCTGCACCTCGTCGACCTCAACGGCGCCTTTGCCGGCCAGCCCGTGAACGCGGCCGCCGTCGAGGGCATTCTGGCTGCCGTGGACGTGCCCGCGCAGCTCGGCGGCGGCATCCGGAACATGGGCACGATCGAGGCCTGGCTGGACAAGGGGCTGGCCCGCGTGATCCTGGGCACTGTGGCTGTGGAAAACCCGCAACTGGTGCGAGAGGCCGCCCGCGCCTTCCCCGGCCGCGTCGCCGTGGGTATCGACGCCCGCCAGGGCCGCGTGGCCACCAAGGGCTGGGCCGAGGAGACCGACGTGACGGCCACCGATCTGGCGAAAGCGTTCGAGGACGCGGGGGTGGCCGCGATCATCTACACCGATATCGATCGCGACGGCGCGATGGGCGGCCCCAATATCCCCGCGACCGAGGCGCTCGCGCGGGCGGTGTCGATCCCGGTGATCGCCTCAGGCGGGGTCTCGTCGCTGGCCGACGTGATCGCGCTGCGCGACAGCGGGGTTATCGCGGGCGCGATCTCGGGCCGCGCGCTCTACGACGGGGCGCTGGACCTCGGCGCGGCGCTGGACGCGCTGACCGGATAG